One part of the Rutidosis leptorrhynchoides isolate AG116_Rl617_1_P2 chromosome 1, CSIRO_AGI_Rlap_v1, whole genome shotgun sequence genome encodes these proteins:
- the LOC139865885 gene encoding uncharacterized protein codes for MDVGNGRNVSFWNDLWTGNECLASLFNRLYHLDVNKHEVVADKYIDGHWNWVWSRDDIGPRNVQSLNSLRTELADHQLNDREDKWTFTLHPDGLFSVKTTRQYIDRQICSPSDTPTSWYKFLPKKCNMVMDLWHMVSDWLNRALPVFVSWTEVSSWIDALQVLGSHKDRIVAIVVTLLWVIWRFRNGIVFNEPFFTRNSLFDVIRSFSFRWLKARGHSVSLWNSWLSSPL; via the exons ATGGATGTCGGTAATGGCAGAAATGTGAGCTTTTGGAATGACTTGTGGACTGGTAACGAATGTTTGGCTAGCCTGTTTAATAGGTTGTACCACTTGGATGTTAATAAGCACGAGGTTGTCGCTGATAAATATATCGATGGTCATTGGAATTGGGTTTGGTCAAGAGATGATATTGGTCCCCGTAACGTCCAATCGTTAAACTCTCTTCGGACTGAACTTGCGGATCACCAACTTAATGATAGAGAAGATAAGTGGACTTTTACTTTACATCCGGATGGGCTTTTCTCGGTAAAAACGACGAGACAATACATTGACCGTCAAATCTGCTCTCCTTCCGATACTCCGACATCGTGGTATAAATTCTTACCTAAGAAG TGTAATATGGTAATGGATTTGTGGCACATGGTCAGCGATTGGCTAAATCGGGCTTTACCCGTGTTCGTTTCTTGGACCGAAGTTTCAAGCTGGATCGATGCCCTACAGGTCCTGGGTTCTCACAAGGATCGGATTGTTGCAATAGTGGTTACTTTGTTATGGGTCATTTGGCGATTCAGGAACGGAATCGTGTTCAATGAACCATTTTTTACTAGAAATAGCCTTTTTGATGTAATTAGGTCTTTTTCTTTTCGTTGGTTAAAAGCTAGAGGCCATTCTGTTTCTTTATGGAACTCGTGGCTCTCTTCTCCGTTGTAA